Below is a window of Leptolyngbya subtilissima AS-A7 DNA.
GCAGCTAGCAGGGTAGGGATCATCAGCACGCCGAACCAGCCCACATACAGGCGGTTCTCGGTGCTGGTCACCCACTGGCAAAACTGCTCCCACAGGGAGGCAGTTTGTTGTCTCTGTAACGTCGTAGTCATGATAAAGATAAGTGCAGGTTGGTGGACTTGATTCATCCGCAAGGGATGACGAGGTATGTATATCTCTACCTTAAACCCAACTGTTACAGTTTGTAAAGAACCTTTAAGTAATCCATGAGAGATAACCACCACAGGCTGTCTCATTGTTGTTCCGGTGCCCTAGCAAGGGTGTCGCTCCAGCAGCAACTACAGAGAGTTGTGGCGATCGCACTGCATCCCAGGCTTGCCGCTTCCGTTCCTGCTACGTTGCCCGTTGCTCTATATAGGTGAAGGGAGAAGGCCTAGGTTGTAGGGCTGAAGCAAGCAACAGAACTGCAGACCTTGGTAGACGAGGCTCGATTGGACGCCAAGGGAAAGACCACGCGATGGAAACAGCATCGCGTTCAGTTCTTCATCATGATCAGTAGCGTTTCACTATTGTTGCCTGCAGTATCTATGGCAGGCTATTCATTCTCTCTATGCCATATGCTCTTGAGACCTCCACCCCTCTTTTGCGTTTGAAAGGGGAGCGACGGCACTTTAGGCTTAGATTGCGATCGCACTTCTCTATTCCCCTAAACACGCTCCTGCCGAATGAACACGGGCGGAGCGATCGAGCGGTCCTTACCTTTGCCAAGTTTTTCTCTAAACCCTCATCCGGTCCCCCCCGATCGGTCAGGCTTTACGACATTTCTGATGCTACTAATTAACACTTAAAATATTTGCTTCCAAATTCAAATCAGCCTGCTCTTTCATGCCCTCGGGTTTTCCATCGCTCTCGGCAAGTAACTCAGTTCAGTCAAATCACCATTCATAGGACCAAACCATCCTCTGTACTGTTGCAGTCTCAGCGGTTGCGTTGGCAACACCGCTTCCTCGAAGCATCAGATCTTCTAAAGTGAGTTGTGCTTGCCATACAACGATGGGTTGATAGGCTGGATAGCACAACTCTGGTTGACAACTTTTTCATTAGATATTGGCTCTAAGATTGTGAGTCAGTGGATCTATTGATAACTATAATAAAATTTAGATTAAGCTAAATTGACTCTAAACCTTTCCTCTAATCCACTAGGTAGAGTGGAAGACAAGGAGCACTGAATGATTCTAGAGGTTTTCTAGCAGTCATTTGAGATTACGATGTGTACCCCAAAGATGGATTGAATTATGGCAGTAAAAAGTAAGGAACCTTTGACAGGCAAAGAACTTTTGGCCAAAGTCAAGGATAATGACAGCCTCACTAAACGAGAACTTGCTAAGGAATGTGGTTACTACACGGTTGGTAAGGAAGGGCAAACCCGTGTGAATCTGGCTGAGTTTTATGATGCTCTGTTGGTAGCGAAAGGCATTCAGCTTGAACCGCAGAAGAGCGCAGACGGAAGAGGTCGAGAAGCGTCATATACCCTCACCGTTCATAAGAATGGTCAGATCGTGATTGGTGGAGCTTACACCCAGGAGATGGGCCTCAAGACTGGGGATGAATTCAAAATCAAGCTGGGTTATAAGCATATTCACCTGGTCAAGCTGGACGCTGAAGGCAATGAAGATCAGTCTTGACGAATTAAGGGTTCCAACTTACACCTTTTAGGATTGATCTTTCAGCCTGGTCATCTTGGTGTGAATAATGCAGCTTGCAACACAGATCAGCGAGCTGCTAGCGGAACCACTCGTAGCAGCTTGCCCAATGAGTTCGTCTTTCTCATTAAGTGGCTGATTCGAGATGATTTGAGCAACCGGGCACTCGGCAGCAGGCAGGCGTTACCTAAGGAGGTGTATCCCACATTCGACTGGGTAAGCGAGGAAGAGACATCATCGCTGTATAGACTCAACAGCCGGGCCTTCCCGGCTGTTGTTTTACCTATCAAAATATAGGAAATAATGTAAAGCTTCTAAAGCTTATGAACTGCGACTACGGCGCAATTATCTCTTCTGAGGATGACGACCTCAAGGGTGGGAGCTAGCGTAAAACTTGGCGTGGGTACATACAGCAGTATTCGTTAAGCGGCATCGTCATACAACTGTATTGTTTGATTGTGGAGCGCAAGGCGGGGCAAGCTCTGTGCTCCAATGAGATGGTCGATTGCCGCGCAGGATCTCTCTCGCCAACTCCCGACTTATAGCTGACTACACAGACGTTCAATGGAGGTAATAAGGCAGTGAGACGAGATAACTCCACCAGTTTTATAGGGAGTTAGCCTAATGGCGCGCGGTAAATACGAATCCACTATTATTATCAGCGGCCCATTTAAACGTCTTAAAGACTGACCTACAGTGTGTGAAGCTGTACTGAATATATAGTCGAGTTGCCCGAGAGTACTTTAGGGAGTTCTCGTTCCTCAACTTTCTTCAGAGGGGCACTGAGAACCCGAAACCACAGTACGGAGAGGGAGGGATTCGAACCCTCGGTCCTTGCGGACACCCGATTTCAAGTCGGGCGCATTCGACCACTCTGCCACCTCTCCAAGGGGGGATGACTACCGAACGGGCAGTCCTAACATCTGTTATATCACTCCAATGACAGACTTCAGATCAATCTAGGTGTTTATAGATAAGGATAATCCTGCCCTCCGAGGGTGTGCCAGACAATTCACAGGCACAAGGGAAGTCGTGAAACGCTGCTGCCTTCGTCAGAATATTTCACATTGACAATGTCAATCTTTGGAGCCACGCTGCCACCTCAACGCGAACCATTAAGGTTTGCTGGTGGCTATGCAATGTCGGCCTACTAATAAACGCTATGAGTCAATCCATGTTCTCGACCTGGCCTGTTTCCATCAGCGCCCCCAAGGCCGCTGTTAAGCCCGAACAGCTGACTAGCACGGAACTGGTAGCCCTCTGCCAGCAACGGCTACGGCCCGAGCGAATGATGTTCGCCGAACTTCTGCGCCGCTACCAAGGCCACGTAGATAAGTTGCTCTACCACCTCGCACCCGATTGGCCCGATCGCGCAGATCTTGCCCAGGAAGTCTGGATTCGGGTATACCGCAACATGCGCCGCCTGAACGATCCCGCTAAGTTCAAAGGCTGGCTGGGCCGCATTACTACTAACTTGTTCTATGACGAGTTGCGGCGGCGTAAGCGCAACCGCGCAACCCTCTCCCTCGATGCTCCCCTTGCCCTTGAGGATGGCAGCATTGATTGGGATGTACCGGCTAGTGCTCCTGGCCCGGTTGACACTATGATGACCCAGGAATTCTACGACCAGCTGCATCGCGCCATTGCCGATCTGCCTGAGGTCTTTCGCACTACCATTGTGCTGCGCGAGATTCAGGGGCTGTCCTATGAAGAAATTGCTGAGATGACTGGGGTATCGTTGGGTACTGTTAAATCTCGCATTGCCCGCGCTCGACAGCGGTTGCAGACTGAGTTGCAGCCCTACCTAGGTAACTAAAGCCAGTACATTTGAGGGTGCTCTACCAACTAACTTTACGTCTTGTGTGATTTGCAAAGCATCGGGAACCGATTTGAGGCAAGTACCTGTCCTTATAGCAATGCCTGGGCAAAAGTAGAAGTCTCTATCTAGGGATATATGTTTTGCTTGTTAGAATTAATCCCCAGAGGTTACCGATTTTAAGGGGTTGGCATTATGATCAGTAGCGGCGGTAAGAACTGACGTATCTAGCTAATTGCTAGATTGGGTCATTGCCCGCCATGGTCGTTGTTTAGTTGCTTATTCCAGGTGTTGTTTTTGGTATGGCTACTTTTTCTTATATGCCTAGCCAGGTTCAGCGTTCATCCTCCAGCGGTGCTAGTTCAGATGAGTCTTTAATGTCTACAGCGTCCTGCTGTCATGATTTAGATGCCACTAAGCGCGATCGCTTCGAGTTGCTAAGCGCCTATCTCGATGGCGAGGTTACGCCCAAAGAACGCCAGCAGGTTTTGTGTTGGCTTCAGCAAGACGATAGTACCCGCATTTTATACAATCGTTTGCTCACTCTGCGCCAGGGGCTACGTACCCAAAGTGGCCCTTCCAACTACGACCCAGAAGAAACCGTTGCGGGTGTTTTTCACAGTCTTAACCACCGACTCAGGCTGGTCACTATGGCGGGTCTGGGAGTGGCCGCCATTGGCGTGATCAATCTTCTATCAGGTGGGGTTGGGGTGGGCAATTCTTCTTGGCGCGTGGCGACGAGTGCTCAGCCTGAGACTCTAAAAATTGCCCTTGATAGACCAGCTTTTCCTATTCCTGAGACGTCGCCAGCTATGTCTACTGATATAGGCAACCCTGTTGAATCTGGCGGTCTTCCTATCGACTCTGAGCTGTAGTGGCTCGAGTTGATGCTTGCTTTAGCTTAAACGACGCAGCGGGTTAGGTTTCTCAAAGAGACCTAGCCCGCTGCGTTTATAAACTTGGATTTACTTATCGATCCCTGGCTTGTCAGGTAGGCCTAAAACTTTTCTAGCTGGTCAAGACGCAGCCAGAAGTTGGGGGTTGGCACCTTGCCAAACTTGACTAAGGCGTAGTCCTCACTGGTTTCTAAGATTTCCCCTTGGGTTTCAAACAGGTAGGGTGGGAACCGAGTATCGCTAGCAGTAGCCTCTAAACTACTTTCTAGCTTGTCGCGCACGGCGCGCACCAGATCGCCACGCTTTAAAGTTGCTGCCATAGATCTATTTGCTATCAACCTCAGCCTTACTGTACACGAAATCCCTAGGCGCAGCACCTTAGGGTATCCGCTAGCGCTGGCTCCTCTAGCACTGGCACTGAGGGCAGTAGTGGGCTGATCGCCCGGCCAGCTTGAGACGGCAGATGGGGGTGTCGCAGCGGCGGCAGGGTTGGCCTTCGCGATCGTAGACCCAGGCAACGCCGCCGTAGTTGCCGTTAATACCGTAGATGTCGCGGTAGTCGCTAAAGGTAGTACCCCCTGACTCAATGCTAGTGATGAGCACCTCACGAATGGCTCTGTGGAGCCGCTGGAGTTGCTTGGAGCCAACGCGATCGCTGAGGGTGAGCGGCCTGATCCCGCTTAAAAACAGCGCCTCATCGGCGTAGATATTACCAATGCCTGCCACCAACCTCTGGTCGAGCAGGGCGTTTTTAATTGGGCGGCGACTCCGACTGAGACGCTGGCGCAGGTAATCGAGTGAAAACTCTTCGTCAAAGGGTTCAGGCCCTAGGGTTTGTAGGCCGGTCATGATGCTGGTGGGGGCAACCCCAGGGGGCACCCACCAGAGGCGGCCGAAGGTGCGCTGATCGACGTAGCGCAGCTCGTGATTATCACTGAGCCAGAGGCGGACTCTACAGTGGGGCTGTACTGGCGTTTTTGGGTCGAGCCACAGCAGTTGCCCTGTCATGCGCAGATGTACCCCTAGATAGCCGCCTGGGCTATCGTCGGATTGGGTGAGCTGCCCCAGCAAGTATTTACCCCGGCGATGCCAGGCCGACAGGCTGGTCCCAGTAATGCCGGTTAAAAACGCTGCTTCATCGTTGGCGGGATAGGCGATCGCGCGGGCCAGCAATACCTGCCCACCTTCTAGCCGATGCCCTGGCGTTACCCGTTCTAGACCGCGCCGCACGGTTTCAACTTCAGGTAATTCTGGCAAAGCTTAACCTTGGGCCGCTGCCCCCTCACGGTGTGTTCCTGAACTA
It encodes the following:
- a CDS encoding AbrB family transcriptional regulator — its product is MAVKSKEPLTGKELLAKVKDNDSLTKRELAKECGYYTVGKEGQTRVNLAEFYDALLVAKGIQLEPQKSADGRGREASYTLTVHKNGQIVIGGAYTQEMGLKTGDEFKIKLGYKHIHLVKLDAEGNEDQS
- a CDS encoding sigma-70 family RNA polymerase sigma factor yields the protein MSQSMFSTWPVSISAPKAAVKPEQLTSTELVALCQQRLRPERMMFAELLRRYQGHVDKLLYHLAPDWPDRADLAQEVWIRVYRNMRRLNDPAKFKGWLGRITTNLFYDELRRRKRNRATLSLDAPLALEDGSIDWDVPASAPGPVDTMMTQEFYDQLHRAIADLPEVFRTTIVLREIQGLSYEEIAEMTGVSLGTVKSRIARARQRLQTELQPYLGN
- a CDS encoding anti-sigma factor family protein; amino-acid sequence: MSTASCCHDLDATKRDRFELLSAYLDGEVTPKERQQVLCWLQQDDSTRILYNRLLTLRQGLRTQSGPSNYDPEETVAGVFHSLNHRLRLVTMAGLGVAAIGVINLLSGGVGVGNSSWRVATSAQPETLKIALDRPAFPIPETSPAMSTDIGNPVESGGLPIDSEL
- a CDS encoding NAD(P)H-quinone oxidoreductase subunit O gives rise to the protein MAATLKRGDLVRAVRDKLESSLEATASDTRFPPYLFETQGEILETSEDYALVKFGKVPTPNFWLRLDQLEKF
- a CDS encoding DNA-formamidopyrimidine glycosylase, which encodes MPELPEVETVRRGLERVTPGHRLEGGQVLLARAIAYPANDEAAFLTGITGTSLSAWHRRGKYLLGQLTQSDDSPGGYLGVHLRMTGQLLWLDPKTPVQPHCRVRLWLSDNHELRYVDQRTFGRLWWVPPGVAPTSIMTGLQTLGPEPFDEEFSLDYLRQRLSRSRRPIKNALLDQRLVAGIGNIYADEALFLSGIRPLTLSDRVGSKQLQRLHRAIREVLITSIESGGTTFSDYRDIYGINGNYGGVAWVYDREGQPCRRCDTPICRLKLAGRSAHYCPQCQC